Proteins from a single region of Chanodichthys erythropterus isolate Z2021 chromosome 13, ASM2448905v1, whole genome shotgun sequence:
- the LOC137034509 gene encoding uncharacterized protein — MTLHALLLYGLGLTLASALLSTQVDGLQCYGCNVFHGQKYVDVGCSRPEVITCTHSHKGFKHRFCIKTESTALGIVLTSGCATSRHCQQQELPGVSIHCCDSDLCNSATRRPPHTLQLLLAMLLWMCL, encoded by the exons ATGACTTTACACGCGCTGCTGCTGTACGGGCTCGGACTGACTTTGGCATCAGCACTGCTTTCCACACAGG TCGACGGCCTGCAGTGTTACGGCTGTAACGTCTTCCACGGGCAGAAGTATGTGGACGTGGGTTGCAGCCGTCCGGAGGTCATCACGTGCACACACTCGCACAAGGGCTTCAAGCACCGCTTCTGCATCAAGACGGAGAGCA cgGCGCTGGGCATCGTCCTCACCAGCGGCTGCGCCACTTCACGCCACTGTCAGCAGCAGGAACTGCCAGGCGTGAGCATCCACTGCTGCGACTCGGACCTGTGCAACAGCGCCACCCGCCGGCCGCCGCACACACTGCAGCTGCTGCTGGCCATGCTCCTGTGGATGTGCTTATGA